The DNA region CGTGGGCGGTCCAGAAGTAACCGAGCAGCAGCGGGGGGACGAAGCCGCCGAGGCCTCCGACGGCACCGACGATGCCGGTGACCGACCCGACCGCGGTGGGCTCGACCAGTTCGGCCACCAGGGCGAACACGGCGCCGGAGGCGGTGCCCAGAGACGCGGCCATGAACAGGAAGACCGCCGTCCCGACGGGGTAGAAGGTGCCGGCATCCGCGCTGACGAGCGGCATGCGCTCCGTCGCGGCGGCGGCCATCAACCCGGTGACGATGTAGCTCACGATGAGCACCCAGGCGCCGGGGAACCTGTCGGCCAGCGCGCCGCCGAGGGGTCGGCAGGCCACCGCGATCACCACGAACACGGCAGTCCGAAGGGCCGCGTCCTCCGTCTCCAACTCGTAGAAGTTGTGCAGGTAGGTCGGCAGGTAGACGGAGAACGCCACGAACCCGCCGAAGCCCATCGCGTACAGCCAGGCCAGTTTGAGAGTGACGGGGCGGGCGAGGGTCCTGGCCGCCTTGACCACCCAGTTTCCCTGGGCGGGCGTCCAGGCCGGTGAGTTCTGCAAGAGCATCCGCGCGATGACCGCGTACACCGCCAGCAGGATCGCGACCAGGACGAACGGCGCCTGGTCTCCGAAGGCCTCGCGGAGTCGCAGGGTCGTGAAGGCCGCGATCGCCGTACCGCCCATGCCGGCCCCGAAGATGCCGATGGCCGTGCCGCGCCGGTGCGGCGGGAACCAGGAGTTGACGGTGGGGACGCCGACGGCGAAGGAGGTTCCGCCGATGCCCAGGAAAAAGCCGCCGATGAGCAGGACGATCAGACTGTTGTCGACGAATCCGACGAACAGGGTGGGGAAGATCGTCAGCGCGGCGATCAGCGGAAACATCGTGCGGCCGCCGAGGCGGTCCGTGAGCGCACCGACGGGGATCCGGCCGAGCGACCCGACCACGACCGGCAACGCCACCACGAGCGATTGTTGGAACGACGTCAGTCCCAGCTGGTCCTTGTACGTCGCGCCCAGTGGTCCCATCAGGGCCCAGGCCCAGAAGGTGAGCAGGAACCCCGAGAAGCACAGGGCCAGTGCGAGGTTCGCCTTCCCCGGGTCGGGAACGGCAGGGGGTCCCGCATCGCGGATAGCGGAATCTGGTGCTGAGGACACCATGGGTCCTTTCGCGTCGGCTTTCGCTGTGTCAGATCTCTCTGCACCGGGCCCGTTCGAGGGGGAACCGCCCGGACCCCGAGTGTCTGCCAGATCGCCGGCGAGCGTCCGCGAGTTCGTCCACACGCCCACGAGTTGTTACAGGTCAAATACACTCCGCGACGCGCCTTTCGGGCGGCGCGTGGGCCCGGACAGAGCTCATCCGGGCCCACGCCGGCGGGACTACACCAGCCAGTCGTTCGGGGCGAACAGCTCCGCGTGGAGCCGCTCGGCGGGCACGCCGGCCTCGAGGAACTGCGGGCGGAGTGACTGGAGGAAGCCGGTCGACCCGCAGAGGAAGACGTGCGCCCCCTCGGGGAGCTCGACCGCCGCCAGGTCCATGAATCCCCGGTGGACCGCGCCCGGCCCGGCGACGGTGTCCGCACCCTGCTCGTACCAGGTGTGGACCTCGGCGTCGGCGAGCAGCGAGGACTCGCCCGCGACCTCCTCGGCGAGGACGTGGTCGGCCGGCGAGCGGTCGGCGTGCAGGACGAGCACGCGAC from Dietzia sp. B32 includes:
- a CDS encoding nitrate/nitrite transporter, encoding MSSAPDSAIRDAGPPAVPDPGKANLALALCFSGFLLTFWAWALMGPLGATYKDQLGLTSFQQSLVVALPVVVGSLGRIPVGALTDRLGGRTMFPLIAALTIFPTLFVGFVDNSLIVLLIGGFFLGIGGTSFAVGVPTVNSWFPPHRRGTAIGIFGAGMGGTAIAAFTTLRLREAFGDQAPFVLVAILLAVYAVIARMLLQNSPAWTPAQGNWVVKAARTLARPVTLKLAWLYAMGFGGFVAFSVYLPTYLHNFYELETEDAALRTAVFVVIAVACRPLGGALADRFPGAWVLIVSYIVTGLMAAAATERMPLVSADAGTFYPVGTAVFLFMAASLGTASGAVFALVAELVEPTAVGSVTGIVGAVGGLGGFVPPLLLGYFWTAHGNYRVGLLLLFVLSIATAALTWLWFLRTRRSEPAATERTPA